The Larus michahellis chromosome 8, bLarMic1.1, whole genome shotgun sequence nucleotide sequence CGTTCTCAAGGATTTGATCTTGGAAAGAGTGTTCTTATCTGAGCGTATCTTAAGTTGAGGCTCTGAAGTCTTAAAGCCCTTTGGATGGGAATCCTGCTTTCAGCAGTGATTTAACAAACGCCTTGAGGTCTGGGTTTCCCATGAGCTCTCTGGGGATGCCTGTTTACTGCCGTGTTTTGCATGCGAAGTGGTGAATTTACACCTCTTCAGATCATTTATAAATGATGACACCAGCTTTTCCTGGTGATGCTTGTACATGGAACTTTGTGCCTACATGCCAAATGTTACCAGATCTGCAGGCATTGCTCAAATGCATCATTTGTCCTCCTGGCTTTACTGGAAACCTTCTCCGGAGCCCAAGAATTTGCAGCTGTGGCTCAGTACATATAGGAACAGGCATTATTAGCATCCCGTATTTGGCACTAGCGTTGGTTTAAAGCAAGCAGTGAGCCAGGCAGCGGGATGTTGGGCAGATCTGTGTCCCGGGATGGGGTGACCATCCACCGTTGGAGGGACACACGGAGGTTGGCTGCATCCCTTGCAGCTGGGCCAGTGTCTTTGTGACATTTGATATCCATGACAGCATCACCTGCAACCACATCGGTGCCATCTTCAAAACCTATGGAGCTTTGTGTGTAGCACCTGATGCGCATGTCTGGTATGGCAGTGACAGTCCTAGTGTCCCTTGCTGCCATCAGCTGGCTCGCAGGGCTGCCAGGGCTTGGCCGGTGCTCCCTGTGTTCCTGCTCTCGGATATTTCAGGCATCTCCATTTCTACTAGCTAtgagcagagggatgctgccGAAAAGCTCCCTCATGAGCAATTTGGGAGGACAGGCAGAATTTGAGGGGGAGCGATAGTTTTTAAGCGGAaatgtcatgcttttttttttttttcccttctcttgaaCAGAAGTTGGCGTCTTGGCAAAGCAGTACCTTGAGCGAGGCCTTCTGGTGCCGGACCATGTCATCACGCGCGTGATGATGACGGAGCTGGAGAAGCGTCGAGAGCAACACTGGCTGCTCGATGGTGAGTGTGCTGCCGGCGTCCCCTCTGGACAGGAAAATCCCAGCCCcctttaaaaaatcattttgctgCTAATGGTTTGGCAGCACCAGGAGCGAGAAAATCCAGAAGGTGcctttggtggtggtgggaggagaggcaggagtcCACCTGCTTGCAGAGACATCTGCCCGCAGGTGTTGCATCCCtctgcctggagcagcagcacgTGAGTGTCCAGCCAAGTCCTTGGCGCATGtcggggagaggggaaggcaggggaaggagatgGGTGTTTCATCAAAGCAGagccagagagcagagcagggctggaggcaagCCAAGAAAAACCTCTTACCGCCTCCGTATGTGTGTGAAGGAGCTACTCATCCCAAGCCCTGAAGCCACCTGAGGTGCGGGTGGAGGAGACGCTGAGAGCAAACCGGCGAGGCAGGCGgtgagaggagcagcagagggtTCGCCAGGAGCTCCTGCAGCCCTCGGCGGTGAAGCTGTGTGCCAGCAGCCATGACGCATCACTGCCCGTGGCCTGGGAGCTGGCAAGTGCCCATGGCAACTCTAGAAGTCACTCTGGGGCTTGGATAGGGGATGCGGCAGGGCTCAGTGGGTCACACTCACCTGCAGTGTTGGACACAGGCAAGTGTGACGTATGGCGACAAGCAGCCGTGGCTGTTGTAGGGGGAGAAACAGATCCCTCTCCGATCTGCTGGAGCTCTTTGAAGGAGTCAGTGAATACGTAGATAAGATGGAGCCACTTGATTTGTAACAGACCTGGGCTTTCGGAGAGCTCTCAGGCTCCTGATAGGGAAAATATGAAATAGATTACAACTAAAATAAGGCTGCGGTTTAGTGCCGTGGACTGGagggctggtggagctgggcttctattttatgatttttatgatgaggtcaggttggacggggctctaagcaacctgatctagttgaagatgtccctgctcattgcagaggcgttggactagatggtctttaaaggttccttccaaaccaatccattctatgattcttccccATGTGGCCCTGGGTGGCCCCAGAGGAGGGCTGGCTTGTGCTGGGGCTTGGGGTTCAGCCAAGCTCTTCTCACCCCAGTGGGCACCAGGGATCCATCAGCATTGGCACTGCGGGTCTGGCAGTGTCACCCCCCCTGGGCTCACAGGGAAGGATGTCAGAGACCTCAAGGCCTGTAGATTCAGGCTGCCTTGAAGAGGCCTGTGAATCCCCACtattaaaatttcattattcTTGCCATAACGCCACTTAATTCATCAGGGGTCACGGTGATTAACAAATATTGCAGCAACAAACGCTGCATAAACAAGTGCATATTTCGTTGTATTAAAACTGTGGCATTTCAACATATTGACGGGGGTTTGCATCGACATGCTCAGATTTGGGTTCTTGCAGCTGGGAATGCTGATTTATCATGGTGCGacccccagcagcctggcccgGGCGCCAGCTCCCGTTTCGGTAGGACTTTGTGTTGAGGGTGATGCAAGGGCAAAGCAATTCTGGCCGTGGGCTGGTAACGAGGATTTTGGGAGCCGCCTGCTTTGTGTGCTGACCTCTGCTTACACCGAGATGTTTGAGGGATGAGCTGCCCCTGAAGCTACAATCTGAACGCAGGCAGCAGCGATGCTGGCAGCGCTGGGCCATCACGTTCCTCCTCCTAATTTTGGGCGAATTCATCTGCCTGGGGGTGCGAGGGGTGGCTGCAGTCAAGAGCCCCACTCCAGCAGTACTGTGACAAGGAGCGTATTTATTTCGGGTGGTCCGTTTGATAACATAAATAACAGACCGACTTTACTTGGCAAGGCAGACTAAATGTATTATTTCTTATAATGGCCGATTCATTCCCTGTGCCGATGTCCTGACAAGCTCTCGGCTAATAATACTCTGCGAAAAGCCTGGGAGGTCTCAGAGGGTTTTATGGATGTAAAAAACggttaaaaaatgaaagagaaaggtgTTGTCAGCAGAGAAAACTGGAGAGGGCACCATTGCAGAGTCACCCCTGGTTGTGATCCGGCAGCAAGAGTAGATGCTCCCACCCGCTCGCTGACTTTTCCCAACAAAAGGTACCGCCTGGTACCTTCAGAGGATGGGGGTTTCAGAGAGCTGCGTGATGGCTGTGCAAACCATTTTATTGCAGTATCCTTGATGTCCTCCATGTCAACCAGCAGCGTGTTACTCATCTATGTGcaactttttgtttccttcaggtTTTGCTTCATAATTCCAACCTTTCTCCCCATTTTATTGTTGCCTATGCCCTCTTACTTGCCTCCAGCCCCTGTGCAGAAACGCTGGCCCTGCACCAGACACGACTTTGCAGGAAAACATGAGTCCATGTGTTGTATTTCAGGAGTCGGTGCTGTAGGAGCTATTTTTTATTGTAGCCATATGGTGGATGCCTGTCTTTCACACCGCTTGTGCTATAGCAAGGAGCCGCCATGGTTTTGCAGctctggggctgtggggcgggtggttttgcctccatccctgctgctttcctgcctcTCCTCACAGCCCCTTTCTGTTGCGGTGCCTGCACAGGTTTCCCTCGGACACTGGGGCAAGCCGAGGCGCTGGACAGGATCTGCGAGCTGGACCTGGTGATCAGCTTGAACATACCCTTTGAGACACTGAAGGATCGCCTGAGCGCCCGCTGGGTCCACCCGGCCAGCGGGAGGGTGTACAACATGGACTTCAACCCCCCCCACGTCCAGGTAAGAGCCCATAGCATCGGGGAGAAATTCGCAGAAGGAAAAGATCAGAGAAGCCTTTCTCTGCGTGAGCTGAGATTGTAAAAAAAGCATTGGTGAAGAAATCCCAGGTAGTAAGTGCTGAGCACCAGAGGGCTTTGCCCTCGGGAGCCAGCCTGAAGGAGTTGTGCTAAATGTTAATTAGGAAAATGGGATTTATGTTAAATGCTGTCTGAGGATGCTCGATCGCTGCGGAGCAGGATGAGGCATTTGGCAGTGGTTGCATGGCAGGGAGCTGCAGCGTGGGCGATGGGGCGATGGCTGCATCCCCTTGACGGTGTTTGCCTTCTGCAGGGCATCGATGACCTGACGGGTGAGCCGCTGGTCCAGCGCGAGGACGACAAACCCGATGCCGTTGCTGCCAGGCTCAGAAAGTACAAAGATGCTGCAAAGCCAGTAATAGAGTTGTACAAGTGAGTTGGACCATGCGAATAAATCACAGCGTGCCTGTAAAAACAGGCATGAGTGAGGTTTTCACCAGCCAGTCCCGTGCCTCCGCCCCGACAGCCCGAGGAGCCCCAGCACGGCCCACGACAGGTTTTTTGGGGCAGATCACTGCGGTCAGCCCAGCCCTTCATTGCAGCCAAGCCCTGGCCCTGTTTGGAGGGAGCAGGCTGATGTAAAGAAATTCACAGCTCCTGTTTGTCTTTCTGGGCTCCACAAAGGGCTTTTGCTGGTTGCTGGCGGTGGGAGGGACTTTTTGCTGTGGCAGAAGGTGTTTGCAAACCCCTCCTCCTCCCTAGCTCCTCTGCACTGGGTGGGAGCCTCTTTGCTTTGCAGAGGTGCTGCCCATCAGCGCTAGGACACCTAACCAGTTGAGAGTCCTAGCTTTCTTTTGGGTGAGTGTCCTCCAGCAGAAGAGGTGGAGAAGCTCAGAGATGCCTCAGACCCTGCCTTGCCCACGCAGAGCCGTCACTGAGCGAGGCGAGGGTCTGTGGGCGGTTGGGGACGGTGACCTTGCAGAGAGCGGCTCCCCTCCTGCACGCGTCTGTGAGCCGCTTTCTGCCCTGCTTCAAATAAACTCATTTGCCCCTGTGCTCTGCAGACGCAGGGCGCTACGTGCTGTGCAGTCAGGCACCCTGCAAAACATCGGTCCAGGACCACGGGGCTGGGGCGGATGGGTCTGCTGTGGGCACAGACATGCTTCAGGGCTTGTCCCTTCTGTGTCACTGGTAGGTTGGGGCAGTCGTCCCCTGGCCAAGTTGGGAATAGCTGGATTGCCATAGGGTGGCAATCCCCTGCTGAAAGGGAgagtttttaaaagcagaagtggtCCATGCCCTTGCAGGGAAGGGGGGAATCAGGGCCCTGAATTTCCCACTCGCTTAAGCACATGAATAAATCCTGCTGATTTATGTCTATAAAGTCCTTTAGAGAGCAAGTGGTCTTTAGGGGGAGGAGGATGAGCTGTTATCCTGGGTAATGTGACTATTTGGGTTGTCTGTTTGTCTCGTCCACGTGTGAGTGCAGCTATGGATGGGAGCAGCCACCGCTGGTCCCCTTTATCCCCCCTGTCTTGCCCAAAAAACTGTTGGTGAGCTTCCAGCCTGGCCGGGCTGTCTCCTTCCGACGGCCAACGTGACAGCAAATACCCCCGTCCTCAGGGCTGCAGATACCCCTGGTACTGACGTCTCCTCCCGTCTCTCTTCCAGGAGCAGGGGCATCCTTCACTCCTTCTCGGGGACAGAGACCAACAAGATCTGGCCGTACGTGTACACCCTGCTTTCCAGCAAGATCCCACCCGTTATTTCGGATGAGGAGAACTAAACAGCCCATGCCAAGGACCAAGAGTTAACGCCATCACGGAGTTGCTTTCTCTGCACGGTCCTGGGGCTGTGCTCAGATTAGGTGATCGTGCAGTATCTAAAGTCCCTTCCCTGGGTGTATGGGGTGACATCTGTGGATACACCGTTACAGACAGTATCAGGGGGAAAAGATCTTTGCTTATAAGGTCAAGTCTGCTagaataagggttttttttctcttttgaggcTATAAAGTATTCCTGCCTGCGATCCAAGTACACACACAGATTAGCGATGCAGAGCTGGGTAACGATCATACCAGGTTTACACAGCTTGCCATGACGTCCCCGCCACCCCCATACAAAGCCCAGTCTCTGTTTGAGCCTTCAGCCTACCATCCTTTTCCTCCCCGGTACCATTTACCGCAGATTACTCTccaggttgttggggttttttttttaaatataaattgttttctataaaatttatttctcagAGAAATAAGGCTCTAAAAAGCAAGACTTAGCCCAGTGGGAATTGGTGAGCGACGTGGAAAACATTTACACTACAAAGCTCAGAAACATGAAGATCATATTTCCGGTATTAATACACATAAAAGAGGGAAAGCATTGGAGGTAAAACACGCACTTGTGCTTCTTCCGTAGACAGAGGTGAAACCCCTCTTACAAAAAGCTGCTGTACAGTCTAGTTTTCATGAGGCGCTGCGACACTGAGCAGGATCTGTGCTGGGGATGAGCTGCGCTCCTTTGTGCTTACCTTGTTTGTAGCTTTTCATACTACAAGATACGGTCGTGTCCTAAGAGTTTCTCCCGAAGATGTATTTTAATGTCTGCTTCAGTTCTGGGGAGAAATCAAGTCATTCCATCTCCTGTGCTGCCTTTTGTCCCTGAGCTCCCCCGGCGAGGGGGTGTTCCCTAAGCAGTTCCCGCTGCGGCCGCAGCATTCCCAGCAGAAGCGGCTCCCTCCCCATGAACGCGGGACACGAGCCTTCCCTTCCCCGGGACGCATGCAGGGGCTGCCGAGGGCCATGCCCAGGCATTTCCCCGAGATTTACAGAATCACCTGCACGTGTCGCCCCTCTTTTCGCGCACAGGAGCTTTGGGGCCGGGTGGAGTGGCTTTTCTCAACTGGAAGTACTGTAACCCCCTTTGGTGGTAGGATGCAGTACCTAAGCAAAGGGGATGTTCTTTATGTCTCCTCGAGTTGCCTTATTTTATAgaatatatatttaagaaaaaagcaagaaatgtatttttaaaagtttaaaaaaaaaaaaagcgctgaaTTTTAGCATCGACCTTTGGGAACTCTGCACGAAGCCGCTTGTGTTCGCAGAGcgtgctgcaggctgccgggggggggctcagcagGAGGGCAGAGAACCTGTCACTCCCCGACACCCGTTTGATTAATTAGAGCAGCCTGGGCAAGTTTCTGTTGCTGACAtgtcactgtttttatttttgcttggagagcggccccgccgccggggagggggagctggCTGGGTTTTTTAGGGATGCACGGGCTCCGTGTGCGAAACTTCAGCACATCCCCAGGAGTCTTTTATCCCTGCTGAGCCACCCGCATCCTGGCGCTATCAGAGGAGCCCCCGATGTTTGCGCTCTCTGTCGGAGGCAGTTTTGCCCTGGTGTTCTCCTGATAACAGTCAGAGGCCGTTGGGCATCTTCCGAGTGGGACCTGCCCCTGTGCTGCCTGCTCGCTGCCTGCCTGCGGGTGAAAGCCATGGTgcggcagcagcaggggagggcTCTGCATCCCGCCTGGATGGGAAATTCCCGGGTGGGAGACCAGAGGGACCACCAGGTTTCACTGCTGTCCTTGGGGGCCTTTCCATCCCCCCGCCCTGAAGCTCCCAGGCTGGGAGGAGGCAAATCTTCCACCCTGCAACGAAATCCTGTTTAAGAAAGATTTTAGGTTTTCCCACGACCCTCGGACGAAGTTCTGTGCCGTTTTTAAACACAAATCTAGAAATAGCCAAAAATGTGCGTGCTCTTCTCTTTCTAACAGTGTTGGGCAGGGGGGGAGCAGACGACGGGGTGGGGGGTTAGGCTTTAAAAGCAGCCTGGCCGCGGTGGGCGGCTCTGCCAGGGCCGAGcgctgggcagggggctgctcccTGCTTTCCCTTGCCCAGCTCTCGTGTCTCATCCTTCTCTGCTGCAAAACGCCTCCTGGTGCAGCgcccagcagcaggacagatGTTTTTGCCCCAGGAGAGCCACCCAAGCACTTGTTTTAAAGACTTCGAGCCCTAGAGTAGATGTAGAAATCCCGTGACTCTGCATGCATCAAGCCCTTGGGATAGGTTTTTCTACAAGAGTTGTTGTATGGTTCATTTTCATAGACCAAATACTGGCAGGGATGAGGTCCCGGAGTGATACGTGTCCCTCGCCTTTcctccccgccgcgctccccttTGGTACTTTACTGTGAATTTCACGCCTTTTCTAAAGCGACAGCAATTTTGTACCGACCCAAAATACTGTGTCTCCCCGCGCGCGGGGCACTGCTGGCACGTCGCGCTGAGTTTTCTTCCTGGAGTTTCTTCCCAGTGAATCGCTGCAGCTGTGTTACTGCTCGAAAGATGTAAATAAATTTTTTCTCCTGCTTATCCCTTGTCCCCGCAGTTTCTGTGTGTGAGTTCTACCCAATCGCCGCTGAAAGCTGGGCTCTGCGTGAGCCCTTGCCCTGTGCCAGGGCCGTGGGACGAGCCTGCAGGTGGCGGGTCATTTTTGACCAGGGTTTTATTTGTAGGAGccgatgaggaggaggagggggaggagggaaggagaggagtcaGAGCATCCCCActtaaacacagcagaaaatccCTCAGTAAGGCAGGGGGGTCCTCCACGTTTTGGATTGGGGCACGATACTGCTGTTGAGGTCCCGTCTTACAACTCCTTTATTGGATATAATCCAAAATATCAGTTAAAAAGCCAGTTCTGACAGTGCGGATGAAGCCGGTTACTCCTGCCCTCCCATCCTTGTTGCATGCGaagtggtttttattttcctatttaactTCCCCCCATAAAAGTAATGGAGAGCagtgggcacagcaaggctctggCTATTGCCTGTGCCCTGTGTCATCCATCACATGCATTTTGGTAGAGGGAATTAAAAGCCGTAAGCTGATGGGTGGAGAAGATTCaatcattttttgcttttttactttaATTCCCAAATAGCAGCTTTGGGGCCCTCGGTCCTCTATTTGGCATAAGCAAAGACTCTGAAATGATtagggaggaattaaaaaaaaaagggtgataaGCAGGGAAAGCGCTGCCGGGAGGTGAGAAagcagaggcagggctgcccGTTGGCCTCAGCATTGCGGGCGAAGGAGCCGAACCCGTcgggaggggggtgggagatgCCGGGGTTCAGGGTCCCGGCGATCCGGAGGCAGAGAAGAGATGTGTTGCCTCCGTGCAACTTCATCCAAGAGTGCAAGGGCAGATAAATATCGGGAGGAAAAAGAGCTACGTAAGCCAGAAAATGAACTCAGTTCAAAAACAAAAGTTTGGAGGTCAAAAAGCAGAGGAATATGTGAGCAGTGCCAAAATCAAGCTGAGACCAAAGCCTTGGCTTTCCCGAGGCGCCATCAGGGGACCTGGGGTGGCCCAAGGGttggtgtccccatccctacAGCTGCAGCCCGCGCCGGGGTGCTGCCAGGGACACACACCCAAACCCGGGGACACAGACGAAGCACCCCAGCACCCGCAAAGTGGCATGTCCCTGCGGGGCTGCTCaatatttctttgaatttcaGAACAACGCTGAGAGCATTGGAATTCCCACCTTTCTCTTATACTTGCATATGCTGTGCAAGATCGATCCCTTCCCGTAAGGTTTGCAGTATATTATTATTTCTGCACTCCACGCTGCCTATTTACAGCCCCGCTGTTTTAAGTTGTCCTTTGGCGTATCTGCCCCCGGGGACCTGTGCCTTGAACTCCTCTGTGGTTTCCCCATCAGCCATTACACCCCTCCGCTTCCCCCAGGCGCTGTGCCGAGAGATTAAAGTTGCTGGGATGCTCCGATACGGTGGGGATGGGGGATACCCAAGGAAGAAAACGGGAATTACTGACGACTGCTTGGAATAAATGGCACTGACAGCTCGTAACCCCATCGCATCTGCAGTTATGCTGTCATAAAGGTTTTGGGGCAATTAATAGCGTGTTTGTAGCATCAGCTAGCTCTAGCCTTCCTGGGTAcccagggaaagtgcctggaccGGCACGCCGCCCTGTTCCCGGCTCTGCAAATCTTTGACATGCCACATCCGAAGGATTTAACctcctccaaaaagaaaaaaaaaatcaggggaaaaaaaaataaatcaggggaaaaaaaaaaaaaaaaaagcagcttgcttAGGTTTGCGCTTGCTGGATCAGCCCTGCAGGCTCCCGATCCCACTCCATGCCACATTTTGGAAGATGTGATATGTCTGCCTCCATCCTCATCCTTCCCTCCGTGTCGGTGATCCCAAATATAACCCGGCAGCGCAGTTCCCAGGCAGCGGCGTCCcagcccgcggccgccgccgccccgtgaCCCGGCACCGGCCGCCGAATGAGGCGGGGGAAGGCGGCGTGCGGGAGCGCAGCcgggccccccgccgccctgccgcAGGAGCCGGGAGCGGAGGATGCGCGGGTGTGAGAAGCGAGGTAAGGacgggctgcgcggcggcgggagggcgagAGCGGCGTCCCGCCGAACGCGGGAGGTTGTTGTTACGGCCGGTTTGTGCTGAGTAACCATCGGGAAGGCGCGGCGGGAGCCGGCAGCTCGGGAAAAagcctccccaccccccccccaaaaataataataataattcctgcTTTAAAGCCTTGTTATGTAATGGGTTTGAGGGAAGGAATTGCACGGAAAACCGCTTCTCCGGGCAGCGGCCGCAGGGATTGCTGCTGCCCGACGGCAAGCCGAGGCGCTGGAATTCGTCAGCGTCTGCCCGGGTATATCGCGATGAATCGCGATTAATCGCCTCGAGCCGCCGCCTGCTCCGCACGCCTCAGTAGCTCCGCGCAGCACACGAGCGTCTCCTCTGGCACCCCGAAATGGGTGTTTGTCAGTTTTAGGGCTGCGAAAGCTCTTCGGGCATATCGCCTtcaatgaggaaaggaaaaaaaaaaaaaaaaaaaaaaaaaaagagtgattttcAGGCTTTAAACAACAATCGCGGCTTATGTCTGAGCGTGGCTGTACTTCCTACACGAAGGGTAACTGGGTGTATATTTGCGTATATAAATGCTGCTATGAAATACTGAAATCCAGCCTTTTGCAGCGCACCCACTGGGAAGCTGACCttcaagcccccccccccccattttcttaTGCCGAGGCAAATACAGAGCCGCATTCCCTTTAAAAACCAACTTCAGgccagaaaagagaagaaaaataaaaatatatatagctaAATGCATCCGTCATTGCATTTGCTTCAGCCctgctggggcagcccctggcaggtgcctcgggggggggggacagcagggacggggctgctgctccccactGTCCCACTGCTTCAGGTAGGTGTGTAGCCCCCTCGGCATCACCTTGGGAATATCAGGAAATATTTAATGGTTTGCTGATGCATTTGTGGCTGTCGTTATTACAGTCTTATTTTGGGGACtgacaaggagaggaggaggaggaggagggggaggaggaagagggggaggaatATTTTGGACAGGCCCCCAGGACTGCAAACTACAGACTTCATTCACCTTCGGCGTTTAGACGGGGGCCTCCATCTTCTGATATCCCTCCAACCGTGGATTTCTCTTAGTCATAGCCTtccctgagaaaaataaataaataaattaaaaaatcaaatcgGCGTATCAAGTAATTCAGATGGCACAGGCAGCATGGAGACGAGCTGGGCTGCACTATATTTAGCCAGCCGTGACACAGCCGGCTTGTTTATGGTCCCAGAAACGCTCCCAGCCGATAGATGCAGGATTTCGGAGCAGCCGCAGCCTTTAAGGAGGAACCGCATTTTTGTCCTTGAGCGCCGGGTTTTTCCTGCGCGCCGCCGGCAGCGTGAGCGCCAACGTTTAATTGCTGACCCGACTAATCCCCCGCGCGGACGGCTTTGCCCCGCTGCAGATTAATCCCGGGGCCTCCCGCTGCACCCGCCGCCTCGCTCTCCGCGACCCCTCCAGGCTGGATTTTTGGGCAGGATTTGCTAAAATCCGTCCCGCTTCGCTGCAAAAATATGGTGGCAGCCCCTGGGTCCGTGTGGAAAAAGGGAATCGCTGGACTGTAGTGGTGGAGAGTTTGGTACCCACATGTGCCGCTTGGGTTTTGGGATTAAAATTGGGCTATCGAGGCTCGGGGGCTCGGTGCCAACAACACAAGGTTGTATTTTGCCGTACCCCCAGCTCTGCTCGGGTGGCTGAAATTCGCCTTGCGAAGGGAATTAGCATCACCAGCGCGCGGGGGATGTAGCAGGGGATATAACCCCAGCGTCCGTGATGAACGGACAGACCCAAAGGGGCGGCTGCTCCTCTCCCGGGATGCTCCGGGGACGGGGAGATGTCTGAAACCGCTGCGCAGCTGCTCATGGGGGTCCGGTCTTTGCTGGGTGCGTG carries:
- the AK4 gene encoding adenylate kinase 4, mitochondrial; this encodes MASKLLRAVVLGPPGSGKGTVCERIARSFGLQHLSSGQFLRESLGGGGEVGVLAKQYLERGLLVPDHVITRVMMTELEKRREQHWLLDGFPRTLGQAEALDRICELDLVISLNIPFETLKDRLSARWVHPASGRVYNMDFNPPHVQGIDDLTGEPLVQREDDKPDAVAARLRKYKDAAKPVIELYKSRGILHSFSGTETNKIWPYVYTLLSSKIPPVISDEEN